In Fusarium oxysporum f. sp. lycopersici 4287 supercont2.57 genomic scaffold, whole genome shotgun sequence, a single window of DNA contains:
- a CDS encoding pyruvate decarboxylase: protein MASVAPTIKLADYLFTRLHQLGVKSVHGVPGDYNLALLDHVEPCGLRWVGNTNELNAAYAADGYSKIKGIAAIITTFGVGELSAINGIAGAYAERAPVVHIVGSPKRESQESRAKIHHTFNDGDYRRFAAMSAHVTVSQVHLWDFRTAATQIDEVLKECLLKSRPVYLEVPVDMVATLVPSVGLQSPIQLPGPLHLPTHENVQSQILSRIYSAQQPIILVDGEIRPFGIIKDVQRLVELTHWPTWTTGFGKGLLDETLPNMHGVNRGKYGDPIETAFIAEADLVLCFGPHLSSTNTFGYSSVPKTDVSILIKENEVQIGDSVFRDVPASSITSWLSQNLDTSRVRRYSTYIELPRPTVLSFSNLEGHKPITQKSLWLLLANIFRPGDIILGETGTAGHGVRTMPLPKSTRAFVPVTWLSIGYMLPAAQGAALAQRELIEASTYNGNNASRTVLFIGDGSFQMTVQELSTIIRHNLNVIVFVINNDGYTIERCIHGYTQSYNDIARWRYCEAPSFFGASSAFTAKVATWAELDSVLRNEELLDGDGLRLVEIVMDREDAPEGSLLDMLKVQKAHG from the coding sequence ATGGCGTCTGTGGCACCAACCATCAAGCTTGCTGACTACCTCTTTACTCGTCTGCACCAGCTTGGTGTCAAGTCAGTCCACGGTGTGCCCGGTGACTATAACCTGGCGTTGCTCGACCATGTTGAACCCTGCGGCTTGCGCTGGGTTGGCAATACTAATGAGCTCAATGCCGCCTATGCTGCAGATGGATACTCCAAGATCAAAGGAATTGCAGCTATTATTACAACCTTCGGCGTGGGTGAGCTTTCGGCTATCAATGGTATTGCTGGCGCTTATGCAGAACGAGCACCTGTCGTCCACATCGTCGGCAGCCCGAAAAGAGAGTCTCAAGAGTCCCGTGCTAAGATCCATCATACCTTCAATGATGGTGACTACCGTCGCTTTGCTGCGATGTCTGCGCATGTTACCGTGTCTCAGGTGCATTTGTGGGATTTTCGAACTGCGGCTACTCAGATCGATGAGGTCTTGAAAGAATGTTTGCTCAAGAGTCGACCTGTATATCTCGAAGTCCCAGTGGATATGGTTGCGACGCTCGTACCCAGCGTTGGCCTCCAGTCCCCCATTCAGCTTCCTGGTCCACTGCACCTACCGACTCACGAAAACGTCCAATCACAAATTCTGAGCAGAATCTATAGTGCTCAGCAACCCATTATTCTCGTGGACGGCGAAATCAGACCTTTCGGTATCATAAAAGACGTGCAGCGGCTGGTGGAGTTGACCCATTGGCCTACGTGGACTACGGGCTTTGGCAAAGGCCTTTTGGACGAGACACTCCCCAACATGCATGGAGTCAACCGAGGCAAATACGGAGACCCTATTGAGACGGCCTTTATAGCTGAAGCAGACTTGGTCCTGTGCTTTGGGCCTCATCTTAGTTCGACCAATACTTTCGGTTACTCTAGCGTCCCCAAGACGGACGTGTCAATCTTGATCAAAGAAAACGAGGTCCAAATCGGCGATTCAGTATTCCGAGACGTCCCTGCAAGCTCTATCACCTCGTGGCTCTCTCAGAATCTGGACACCTCTCGAGTCAGGCGCTACAGCACATATATAGAGCTGCCTCGGCCCACTGTGCTATCATTCTCAAATCTCGAGGGCCACAAACCCATCACCCAAAAGAGCCTGTGGCTGCTCCTCGCCAACATATTCCGCCCTGGGGACATCATTCTCGGTGAAACCGGGACTGCTGGCCACGGTGTGCGAACAATGCCTCTACCCAAGTCCACGCGAGCTTTTGTTCCAGTTACATGGCTCTCCATCGGTTACATGCTTCCCGCAGCACAAGGAGCTGCACTAGCTCAACGGGAACTAATCGAGGCTTCTACTTACAACGGCAATAATGCCTCTCGAACAGTCCTGTTCATCGGGGATGGTAGCTTTCAGATGACAGTCCAGGAGTTATCTACAATTATCAGACATAACTTGAACGTTATTGTGTTTGTTATCAATAATGATGGATATACCATTGAAAGATGCATTCATGGTTATACACAAAGCTACAACGACATTGCGCGGTGGAGGTATTGCGAGGCCCCAAGCTTCTTTGGGGCTTCTAGTGCGTTCACGGCCAAGGTTGCAACGTGGGCTGAGCTGGACAGTGTGTTGAGAAACGAAGAGTTGCTGGATGGCGATGGACTGCGCCTTGTGGAAATCGTCATGGATCGCGAGGATGCACCGGAGGGGAGTTTATTGGACATGCTGAAAGTACAGAAAGCTCATGGTTGA